In Budorcas taxicolor isolate Tak-1 chromosome 16, Takin1.1, whole genome shotgun sequence, the following are encoded in one genomic region:
- the HES3 gene encoding transcription factor HES-3, which translates to MGTQPETQGSSGSPTGNFRKVSKPLMEKKRRARINVSLEQLKSLLEKHYSHQIRKRKLEKADILELSVKYMKSLQNSVQGLWPVPSGAEYPSGFRGCLPGVSQLLRRGEEGGAGLHGPLVHERGGGSTMDSASPGREAPARRGPCAPPVWAPAPAPGGSRSPPPRRLLSGGLPGASTSIPAPQSTSRRFAESPGPGLRLWRPW; encoded by the exons ATGGGCACACAGCCTGAGACCCAGGGCAGCTCTGGCAGCCCCACTGGCAACTTCCGCAAG GTCTCCAAGCCGTTGATGGAGAAGAAGCGAAGAGCACGCATTAATGTGTCACTGGAGCAGCTCAAATCATTGCTAGAGAAACACTACTCGCACCAG ATTCGGAAACGCAAGTTGGAGAAGGCGGACATACTGGAGCTGAGTGTCAAGTACATGAAAAGCCTTCAGAACTCGGTGCAAG GGCTCTGGCCGGTCCCCAGCGGAGCTGAGTACCCGTCCGGCTTCCGCGGCTGTCTGCCCGGCGTTAGCCAGCTTCTGCGGCGCGGAGAGGAGGGCGGCGCCGGCCTGCACGGCCCGCTGGTGCACGAGCGCGGGGGCGGCAGCACCATGGACAGCGCCAGTCCCGGCCGCGAGGCGCCCGCGCGGCGCGGCCCCTGCGCGCCCCCAGTTTGGGCCCCTGCTCCGGCCCCCGGCGGATCGCGGTCCCCGCCACCCCGGCGCCTGCTCTCTGGCGGTCTCCCCGGCGCCTCCACCAGCATCCCGGCGCCGCAATCGACTTCTCGCCGCTTCGCGGAGAGCCCGGGGCCGGGGCTGCGCTTGTGGCGACCCTGGTGA
- the GPR153 gene encoding probable G-protein coupled receptor 153, protein MSDERRLPGSAVGWLACGGLSLLANAWGILSVGAKQKKWKPLEFLLCTLAATHMLNVAVPIATYAVVQLRRQRPDYEWNEGLCKVFVSTFYTLTLATCFSVTSLSYHRMWMVRWPVNYRLSNAKKQAVHTVMGIWMVSFILSALPAVGWHDTSERFYTHGCRFIVAEIGLGFGVCFLLLVGGSVAMGAVCTAIALFQTLAVQVGRRADRHAFTVPTIVVEDAQGKRRSSIDGSEPARTSLQITGLVATIVVIYDCLMGFPVLVVSFSSLRADASAPWMALCVLWCSVTQALLLPVFLWACDRYRADLKAVWEKCVALMANDEDSDDDTSLERDVPPDLVLERSLDYSYGGDFVALERMAKYELSALEEGGLPQFYPLRPLQEDKMQYLQVPPTRRFSHDDADVWAAVPLPTFLPRWGSGEDLAALVMPGGPDRRRGSLLAFAEDAPPFRPRRRSAESLLSLRPPALDDGPRRAPGSPPSSPRRRPGPGVRCASASLLPDAFALTAFEREPQALRRQPGPPGSFPACAPAPDRAQPGGDVAPPGGGAQRSPGPLPAAHTHPGTLRTGLSASWGEPGGLRAAGAGSTSSFLSSPSESSGYVTLHSDSLGSAS, encoded by the exons ATGAGTGATGAGAGGCGgctgcctggcagtgcagtgggCTGGCTGGCATGCGGAGGCCTCTCGCTGCTGGCCAATGCCTGGGGCATCCTCAGCGTGGGGGCCAAGCAGAAGAAGTGGAAGCCCCTAGAGTTCCTGCTGTGCACGCTGGCGGCTACCCACATGCTCAACGTGGCCGTGCCCATCGCCACCTATGCTGTGGTGCAGCTGCGGCGCCAGCGTCCCGACTACGAGTGGAACGAGGGCCTCTGCAAGGTCTTCGTGTCCACCTTCTACACCCTCACCCTGGCCACCTGCTTCTCCGTCACCTCCCTCTCCTACCACCGCATGTGGATGGTCCGCTGGCCTGTCAACTACCG GCTGAGCAACGCCAAGAAGCAGGCAGTCCACACAGTCATGGGCATCTGGATGGTGTCCTTCATCCTGTCGGCCCTGCCTGCCGTCGGCTGGCACGACACGAGTGAGCGCTTCTATACCCACGGCTGCCGCTTCATCGTGGCTGAGATCGGCCTGGGCTTCGGTGTCTGCTTCCTGCTGCTGGTGGGCGGCAGTGTGGCCATGGGTGCGGTCTGCACGGCCATTGCCCTCTTCCAGACACTGGCGGTGCAGGTGGGGCGCCGGGCGGACCGCCACGCCTTCACTGTGCCCACTATCGTGGTGGAGGATGCGCAAGGCAAGCGCCGCTCCTCCATCGACGGCTCCGAGCCTGCCAGGACCTCGCTGCAGATCACTGGCCTGGTGGCCACCATCGTGGTCATCTATGACTGCCTCATGGGCTTCCCCGTGCTG GTGGTGAGCTTCAGCAGCCTACGGGCAGACGCCTCGGCGCCCTGGATGGCATTGTGTGTGCTGTGGTGCTCGGTGACCCAGGCCCTGCTGCTGCCCGTCTTCCTCTGGGCTTGTGACCGCTACCGCGCTGATCTCAAGGCTGTCTGGGAGAAGTGTGTGGCCCTCATGGCCAATGATGAGGATTCGGATGATG ATACCAGCCTGGAACGTGATGTCCCCCCAGACCTAGTGCTGGAGCGCTCCCTGGATTACAGCTATGGGGGCGACTTTGTGGCCCTGGAGAGGATGGCCAAGTATGAGCtctctgccctggaggaggggggccTGCCCCAGTTCTACCCTCTGCGGCCCTTGCAGGAGGACAAGATGCAGTACCTGCAG GTCCCACCTACGCGACGCTTCTCTCACGACGACGCAGACGTGTGGGCTGCCGTCCCGCTGCCCACGTTCCTGCCACGCTGGGGCTCCGGCGAGGACCTAGCCGCCCTGGTGATGCCAGGCGGGCCCGACCGGCGTCGCGGCAGCCTGCTGGCCTTCGCAGAGGACGCGCCCCCCTTCCGCCCGCGACGTCGCTCGGCCGAGAGCCTGCTGTCTCTGAGGCCCCCGGCCTTGGATGACGGCCCGCGCCGCGCCCCTGGCTCGCCCCCAAGCAGCCCGCGCCGCCGCCCCGGGCCTGGCGTCCGCTGCGCCTCGGCCTCGCTGCTGCCCGACGCCTTCGCGCTGACCGCCTTCGAGCGAGAGCCGCAGGCCCTACGACGCCAGCCCGGCCCGCCAGGGTCCTTCCCCGCCTGCGCCCCTGCCCCCGACCGCGCCCAGCCCGGTGGGGACGTGGCGCCCCCTGGCGGCGGCGCGCAGAGGAGCCCCGGGCCGCTCCCGGCTGCACACACGCATCCCGGGACCCTGCGGACCGGCCTGAGCGCATCGTGGGGCGAGCCTGGGGGTCTGCGTGCGGCGGGCGCGGGCAGCACCAGCAGCTTCTTGAGCTCGCCCTCGGAGTCGTCAGGCTACGTCACACTGCACTCGGACTCACTGGGTTCTGCGTCCTAG
- the ICMT gene encoding protein-S-isoprenylcysteine O-methyltransferase, with product MAGCAARAPPGSEARLSLATFLLGASVLALPLLTRAGLQGRTGLALYVAGLNALLLLLYRPPRYQIAIRACFLGFVFGCGVLLSFSQSSWNHFGWYMCSLSLFHYSEYLVTAVNNPKSLSLDSFLLNHSLEYTVAALSSWIEFTLENIFWPELKQITWISATGLLMVVFGECLRKAAMFTAGSNFNHVVQNEKSETHTLVTSGVYAWFRHPSYVGWFYWSIGTQVMLCNPICGVSYALTVWRFFRDRTEEEEISLIHFFGEEYLEYKKRVPTGLPFIKGVKVEL from the exons ATGGCAGGCTGCGCGGCGCGGGCTCCGCCGGGCTCCGAGGCGCGCCTCAGCCTCGCCACTTTCCTGCTGGGCGCCTCGGTGCTCGCGCTGCCGCTGCTCACGCGCGCCGGCCTGCAGGGCCGCACCGGGCTGGCGCTGTACGTGGCCGGGCTCAacgcattgctgctgctgctctacCGGCCGCCGCGCTACCAG ATAGCCATCCGAGCCTGTTTCCTTGGCTTTGTGTTTGGCTGTGGAGTGCTGCTAAGTTTTAGCCAGTCTTCCTGGAATCACTTTGGCTG gtaTATGTGCTCCCTGTCATTGTTCCACTATTCTGAATATTTAGTCACAGCAGTCAATAACCCCAAGAGCCTGTCCTTGGATTCCTTTCTCCTGAATCACAGTCTGGAGTACACAGTCGCAGCTCTTTCTTCTTGGATAGAGTTCACACTTGAGAATATCTTCTGGCCAG AACTGAAGCAGATCACCTGGATCAGTGCCACGGGGCTGCTGATGGTGGTGTTTGGAGAGTGTCTGAGGAAAGCGGCAATGTTCACAGCTGGTTCCAATTTCAACCATGTGGTGCAGAATGAAAAGTCGGAAACCCATACTCTGGTGACCAGCGGAGTATACGCTTGGTTCCGGCATCCGTCCTACGTCGGGTGGTTTTACTGGAGTATTGGAACCCAG GTGATGCTGTGTAACCCCATCTGCGGGGTGAGTTACGCTCTGACAGTGTGGCGGTTCTTCCGTGACCGGACAGAGGAGGAAGAAATCTCGCTGATCCACTTTTTCGGAGAGGAGTACCTGGAGTATAAGAAGCGGGTGCCCACAGGCCTGCCTTTCATAAAAGGGGTCAAGGTGGAGCTATGA
- the RNF207 gene encoding RING finger protein 207, producing the protein MSGAIFTPLEGPGALDGTSGHPLVCPLCHAQYERPCLLDCFHEFCAGCLRGRATDGRLACPLCQHQTVVKGPSGLPPVDRLLQFLVDSSGDGTEVVRCANCDLECGKQDAETTYFCNTCGQPLCARCRDETHRARMFASHDIVALGQRSRDVLQKCTLHSEPYVLFSTDKKSLLCIRCFRDMQGESRVHCVDLESAYVQGCERLQQAVLEVKALQTATREAIELLQAMVEEVRRSAAEEEAAIQALFSSMQDKLSERKALLLQAVQSQYEEKDKAFKEQLSHLATLLPTLQVHLVICSSFLSLANKAEFLDLGYELMERLQGIVTRPHRLRPAQSSKIASDHRAEFARCLEPLLLLGPRRAAGAGGGTSTLAGGSGPKVLRGRGCPSPVGKMLGSPVQKPTLHRSISTKVLLAEGNDSPFTEHCRHYEDSYRRLQAEMQNLKDQVQELHRDLTKHHSLIKAEIMGDILHKALQVDAQIASEYASVEGLRAVFQEIWEDSYQRVANEQEIYEAQLHDLLQLKQENAYLTTITKQITPYIRSIAKVKERLEPRFQVPVDEPSDHPQNTHDDGVNAEAPARSDPVSVAEKKEKNSELRNSRALGGLAEEPPLKNKDVPRPRSKNGGDAPTWRERPA; encoded by the exons GCACCAGACGGTGGTGAAGGGCCCCAGCGGGCTCCCTCCAGTGGATCGGCTGTTGCAGTTCCTGGTGGACAGCTCAGGGGATGGCACCGAGGTGGTGCGCTGCGCCAACTGCGACCTGGAGTGCGGCAAGCAG GACGCGGAGACCACGTACTTCTGCAACACGTGTGGGCAGCCGCTGTGCGCGCGCTGCCGAGACGAGACGCACCGGGCACGCATGTTCGCGAGCCACGACATCGTGGCCTTGGGCCAGCGCAGCCGCGACGTGCTCCAGAAGTGCA CGCTGCACTCCGAGCCCTATGTCCTGTTCTCCACCGACAAGAAGTCGCTGCTGTGCATCCGCTGCTTCCGGGACATGCAGGG GGAGAGCCGCGTCCACTGCGTGGACCTCGAGTCAGCTTACGTCCAGGGCTGCGAGCGGCTGCAGCAGGCGGTGCTG GAGGTGAAGGCCCTGCAGACCGCCACTCGAGAAGCCATCGAGCTGCTGCAGGCGATGGTGGAGGAGGTGCGACGCAGCGCGGCGGAGGAGGAGGCCGCCATCCAGGCCCTCTTCAGCAGCATGCAG GACAAATTGTCAGAGAGGAAAGCGCTGCTGCTGCAGGCCGTGCAGAG ccagtATGAAGAGAAGGACAAGGCCTTCAAGGAGCAGCTTTCCCATTTGGCCACTCTGCTGCCCACCCTACAG GTTCACCTGGTCATCTGCTCTTCCTTCCTCAGCTTGGCCAACAAGGCCGAGTTCCTGGACCTGGGCTAC GAGCTGATGGAGAGATTGCAGGGCATCGTCACGCGGCCACATCGCCTGCGGCCGGCACAGAGCAGCAAG ATCGCCAGCGACCACCGCGCCGAGTTCGCGCGCTGCCTGGAGCCGCTACTGCTGCTGGGGCCACGCCGCGCGGCGGGTGCTGGGGGTGGCACTAGCAC GCTCGCAGGGGGCTCAGGCCCCAAGGTGCTGAGGGGGCGCGGCTGCCCTTCCCCGGTAGGGAAGATGTTGGGGTCGCCGGTCCAAAAGCCCACACTGCACCGGTCCATCAGTACCAAGGTGCTGCTGGCGGAGGGCAACGACTCACCCTTCACGGAGCACTGCCGCCACTACGAGGACTCCTACCGG cgccTGCAGGCAGAGATGCAGAACCTGAAGGACCAGGTACAGGAGCTGCACCGGGACCTCACCAAGCACCATTCGCTCATCAAAGCTGAGATCATGGGCGACATCTTACACAAGGCCCTGCAGGTGGACGCCCAGATCGCCTCGGAGTATGCTTCTGTGGAGGGCCTGAGAGCAGTCTTCCAGGAG ATTTGGGAGGACTCCTACCAGCGGGTGGCTAACGAACAGGAGATATATGAAG CCCAgctccatgaccttctccagcTGAAGCAGGAGAATGCCTACCTGACCACCATCACCAAGCAAATCACGCCCTACATCCGCTCCATTGCCAAGGTGAAGGAGCGACTGGAGCCCAG GTTTCAGGTCCCTGTGGATGAACCATCAGACCATCCACAAAACACGCATGATGATGGCGTGAATGCCGAGGCCCCGGCCAG GAGCGATCCAGTAAGTGTTgcagagaagaaggagaagaactCAGAGCTGAGAAACAGCCGAGCTCTGGGCGGCCTTGCAGAGGAGCCTCCACTGAAAAACAAAGATGTGCCCAGACCCAGATCAAAAAACGGGGGTGATGCCCCCACCTGGAGGGAGCGCCCAGCTTAG